A genomic region of Exiguobacterium sp. Helios contains the following coding sequences:
- the egtD gene encoding L-histidine N(alpha)-methyltransferase has translation MRQQVESFDMYTDQQNMLQEVLHGLAQPQKVLQAKYFYDQTGSELFERITQQPEYYLTRTEIDILSEHQTAIADCIGPVHTLIEYGSGSSRKIKSLLSSLHQLEQYMPIDISKDFLIQSAHQLSQDYPGLRIKAVCGDYSAPLHLPIEDKQKKVIFFPGSTIGNFNPQEAADFLQQSSQLLEKGDGFLIGIDTKKETNLLHAAYNDRAGVTAQFNLNILRHINETLGGTFDVDLFEHIAFYNEQQGRVEMHLKSRIDQIVTIADQRFPFKEGETIHTENSYKYSQEEFQWLAKQNGFTPIRCFTDAKHHFSVHYLEKTRI, from the coding sequence ATGCGGCAACAAGTCGAAAGTTTTGATATGTACACGGATCAGCAGAACATGCTCCAAGAAGTATTACACGGTTTAGCGCAACCTCAAAAGGTGTTGCAAGCAAAATACTTTTATGATCAAACCGGATCGGAATTATTCGAACGGATTACACAGCAACCGGAATATTATTTGACGCGGACGGAAATCGATATTTTATCCGAACACCAAACGGCCATTGCAGATTGTATTGGACCGGTCCACACACTGATTGAGTATGGAAGCGGAAGCAGTCGTAAAATCAAAAGTTTACTCAGTTCCCTCCATCAATTGGAACAATATATGCCAATCGATATTTCGAAAGATTTTCTAATCCAATCCGCGCATCAATTATCTCAAGATTATCCGGGACTCCGGATTAAAGCGGTTTGTGGTGACTATTCTGCCCCTTTGCATTTACCGATTGAAGATAAACAAAAAAAGGTGATTTTCTTTCCCGGTTCGACAATCGGAAACTTTAATCCGCAGGAAGCAGCAGACTTTTTACAACAATCGAGTCAATTGCTGGAGAAGGGAGACGGTTTCTTAATCGGAATTGATACAAAAAAAGAAACTAATCTGCTCCATGCGGCTTACAATGATCGAGCTGGCGTTACGGCACAGTTTAACTTAAATATCTTGCGGCATATCAATGAAACACTTGGAGGGACGTTTGATGTAGATTTGTTTGAACATATCGCCTTTTATAACGAACAGCAGGGGCGGGTTGAAATGCATCTGAAAAGCCGGATCGATCAAATCGTCACGATTGCCGATCAGCGCTTTCCGTTTAAAGAGGGGGAAACGATTCATACGGAAAATTCCTATAAGTACAGTCAGGAAGAATTTCAATGGTTAGCCAAACAAAACGGATTTACTCCAATTAGATGTTTTACGGATGCAAAGCACCATTTCAGCGTACACTACTTGGAAAAGACGCGGATCTGA
- a CDS encoding GNAT family N-acetyltransferase, which translates to MGTIFLRPYQLSDAEQLLRLSLRNQLHFEYWMPVKPKPDSYTLPKQLERIEQMLENSLADRSYAYGIFLTENNQLIGEVSAAFVERFPAETCMIGYQLDREHNGKGIMAEAVRQAAKLLFETHQFHRLRAEVMPENIGSIRVLEKVGFRREGLAKKSLYINGAWEDFILFALLKEEFAPG; encoded by the coding sequence ATGGGAACCATTTTTCTTCGACCATATCAACTGTCTGATGCAGAACAGCTACTCCGGTTAAGCCTCCGGAATCAATTACATTTTGAATACTGGATGCCTGTAAAACCGAAACCGGATAGTTATACATTGCCGAAGCAACTGGAACGAATCGAACAGATGCTTGAAAACAGTTTGGCGGATCGATCATATGCCTATGGAATCTTTTTAACGGAAAACAATCAATTAATCGGTGAAGTTTCTGCAGCTTTTGTCGAACGGTTTCCGGCAGAGACATGTATGATCGGATATCAATTGGACCGGGAACACAATGGAAAAGGAATTATGGCGGAAGCTGTTCGACAGGCGGCTAAACTTTTATTTGAGACCCATCAGTTTCACCGTCTTCGGGCGGAAGTGATGCCGGAAAACATCGGTTCCATCCGTGTGTTAGAAAAAGTGGGATTCAGAAGAGAAGGGCTTGCGAAAAAAAGCTTGTACATCAACGGTGCATGGGAAGATTTTATTTTGTTCGCGCTGTTAAAAGAAGAGTTTGCACCCGGTTAA
- a CDS encoding cold-shock protein has protein sequence MEQGKVKWFNAEKGFGFIERESGDDVFVHFSAIQTDGFKSLDEGQEVSFEVEEGQRGPQATNVTKL, from the coding sequence ATGGAACAAGGTAAAGTAAAATGGTTTAACGCAGAAAAAGGTTTTGGCTTCATCGAACGTGAAAGCGGCGACGACGTTTTCGTTCACTTCTCTGCTATCCAAACTGATGGTTTCAAATCACTTGACGAAGGTCAAGAAGTTTCGTTTGAAGTTGAAGAAGGCCAACGCGGACCACAAGCAACTAACGTTACTAAACTTTAA
- the corA gene encoding magnesium/cobalt transporter CorA codes for MIRCLMVTTDHQVLVDDSLNRLHAPGIKWYFVDFNQPTEQEKQQLVSAFDFHPLALEDCFQYLQRPKLEYYDGYSFFVLHALDTESLKGKEINLFANENYVVSYHEEPSSEIDVVFQAFQRIHNNPEQWTIEIVHKIMDKIVDGYFPIVHTLEDKIFALEGRYEQRGNDKRIMEDVFEIRSDLLVVARTILPMRDLLYRVVESRRLAINANKKAFFQDIYDHLLKLNEMIEYNREMTSEFRDNFISLNSYRMNNIMKTLTIFTTIFMPLTFIAGIYGMNFEHMPELTTRFGYFFTLGGMAVIAMGMILYFRKNHWFDE; via the coding sequence ATGATACGCTGTCTAATGGTGACGACAGATCATCAGGTTTTAGTGGATGATAGTTTAAATCGTCTTCACGCACCCGGTATCAAATGGTATTTTGTCGATTTTAATCAACCGACGGAGCAGGAAAAACAACAGCTGGTGTCCGCTTTTGATTTTCATCCGTTGGCCCTTGAAGATTGTTTTCAATACTTGCAGCGTCCTAAGTTAGAATATTACGACGGATACAGCTTTTTTGTGTTGCATGCCCTGGATACGGAGTCACTCAAAGGAAAAGAGATTAACCTGTTCGCCAATGAGAATTATGTCGTTTCTTATCACGAGGAGCCGTCGAGTGAAATCGATGTCGTGTTTCAAGCTTTCCAGCGTATACATAATAATCCGGAACAGTGGACCATTGAGATCGTTCATAAAATCATGGATAAAATCGTCGATGGTTACTTTCCGATTGTTCATACGTTAGAAGATAAGATTTTTGCACTGGAAGGACGGTACGAACAGCGCGGGAATGATAAACGGATCATGGAAGATGTATTTGAGATTCGATCCGATTTGTTAGTCGTCGCCCGGACCATCTTACCGATGCGGGACTTGTTGTACCGGGTCGTTGAATCCCGTCGGCTTGCGATTAATGCAAATAAAAAAGCGTTTTTTCAGGATATTTATGATCATCTGCTTAAGCTGAACGAGATGATTGAATACAACCGGGAAATGACGTCTGAATTCCGGGATAATTTTATTTCACTCAACTCCTACCGGATGAATAATATCATGAAGACGTTGACGATTTTTACGACCATCTTCATGCCATTAACGTTCATCGCCGGCATCTACGGGATGAATTTTGAACATATGCCCGAACTGACGACGCGTTTCGGCTATTTCTTCACACTGGGAGGGATGGCAGTCATTGCGATGGGAATGATTCTATATTTCAGAAAAAATCACTGGTTTGATGAGTAA
- a CDS encoding dynamin family protein, with protein MRSFEERLTNHIEATALLTTLIQPSSDQLRLDKLNKFSEKLLKREFTIAFAGHFSAGKSSMINALTGESILPTSPIPTSANIVTLRRDEQDAAIVHFHDRPAVQLAATDLPHLETLGRDGTVERIDITHAGSSLPEGLVLMDTPGVDSVDDAHRISTESALHLADMIFYVMDYNHVQSELNFTVTRELLTSVPELYLIVNQIDKHQSGELSFAAFKRSVVQSFATHGVEPKGIFFTSLREADHPENDFLTVKQLVDQSIRDVQPKLLQSAVTTLESLHAEHVSYLETRIEEAVQSTDELITSSERQHSEALFEQLHQLDLQLELMAPEQWVSRFSQHRESLLRNATLMPFELREKMRTFLETRQASFKVGFFRSAKKTQITQQQVADELIRAYRSVTTSEIALHLRKLMKQSLAEAGLLSDQHTMQIDTYPLDPPLRVIEDAVQEGITITGESVLQFTNRVVSLTVDWYTKETNRWRDSIRTELEQTDGNVKQDLLTEQAALRQKCELLKTEADSRQLLQMYLEQADSPTNQQLETARQQVLKWQQELSQAEQALVPFQPQEVIEEVAVAEEATLSQDVEETRAYTLEDIQQIQTILASVSGFEDTVAYLQDKLNRVSSSTFTIALFGAFSAGKSSFCNALLGQPVLPVSPNPTTASINRINPVSTVHPHGTATIRFKSEQELVDELNDLLQAFDVTITSLQEAAHWIESQPDHTLRDTSFLRAFLTGYPSVSPFVGTIQTVDQTTFTDYVAQEHLSCFVDVIDLYFDSPLTRLGITLVDTPGADSINARHTDVAFDYIKDADAILFVTYFNHAFARADREFLIQLGRVKDAFELDKMFFIVNAIDLAQNDTEKQAVLQYVGTELQRFGIRSPRLFGVSSLHALAEKQMDRTLDSGLPVFESAFHQFLERDLKGLAVQVLSEETEKTVHRLRQLMEQTEFNIARKETRLEELDDLSQTIDTHFSDRRTDLLRHALFAEIHELLHHVNQRIYYRFPDFFKEAYHPVRFANATKQQALHEALVELLGFLKYDFEQELRVTHFRIDGWIKTALVQRFQDEERYATKLNPSFQLSPFEAPAMTSVHFEGPFQDATPYQSVKQYFRNPKAFFERNEKEQLKDALMQLTKPDAASYLETEEQRLRELAQQHIAHLLDEMYTALSGTLQKQIEMERNSLATTDRLEQFKQAYSSISHLNQTV; from the coding sequence ATGCGCTCATTTGAAGAACGGTTAACGAATCACATTGAAGCGACCGCGCTTCTCACGACATTGATTCAACCCTCGTCGGATCAACTCCGACTCGACAAATTAAATAAATTTTCCGAAAAACTATTAAAACGCGAATTTACGATTGCTTTCGCCGGTCATTTTTCTGCCGGGAAATCCAGCATGATCAATGCCTTGACGGGCGAGTCCATTTTACCGACCAGCCCGATTCCGACCAGTGCCAATATCGTCACATTACGTCGGGACGAGCAGGATGCGGCCATCGTCCATTTTCATGATCGTCCTGCCGTCCAGTTGGCCGCAACCGACTTACCGCATCTTGAGACATTAGGACGGGACGGCACCGTCGAACGGATCGATATCACACATGCCGGTTCAAGCTTACCGGAAGGACTCGTTTTAATGGATACGCCCGGTGTTGATTCCGTCGATGACGCCCACCGGATTTCCACGGAGTCAGCTTTACACTTAGCGGACATGATTTTTTACGTCATGGACTACAACCATGTCCAATCCGAATTGAATTTCACTGTCACCCGTGAATTGTTGACTTCCGTGCCTGAATTGTATTTGATCGTCAATCAAATCGATAAACACCAGTCCGGCGAACTATCGTTTGCCGCCTTTAAGCGTTCGGTCGTTCAGTCATTTGCAACCCATGGCGTCGAGCCTAAAGGAATTTTCTTTACGAGCTTACGGGAAGCGGATCATCCGGAAAATGATTTCCTGACCGTTAAACAGCTTGTCGACCAAAGCATTCGTGACGTCCAGCCGAAATTATTGCAATCAGCTGTTACGACACTGGAGTCCTTACACGCCGAACACGTATCGTATCTTGAAACACGCATCGAAGAAGCGGTCCAGTCGACGGACGAACTCATCACTTCGTCAGAGCGGCAACACTCCGAAGCCTTGTTTGAACAGTTGCATCAGCTCGATTTGCAACTCGAACTGATGGCACCGGAACAGTGGGTCAGCCGTTTTTCACAGCACCGGGAAAGCTTATTGCGCAATGCTACACTAATGCCGTTTGAGCTTCGTGAAAAAATGCGAACCTTTTTGGAAACACGACAAGCATCCTTTAAAGTCGGGTTTTTCAGAAGTGCCAAAAAGACGCAGATCACCCAGCAACAGGTCGCGGACGAACTCATACGGGCGTACCGCTCCGTTACGACATCTGAAATCGCTTTGCATCTGCGGAAGTTGATGAAACAATCTTTAGCGGAAGCCGGCCTCTTATCTGATCAGCACACGATGCAGATTGATACCTATCCACTCGACCCGCCACTCCGCGTCATCGAGGATGCCGTCCAGGAAGGTATCACGATTACCGGTGAGTCAGTCCTCCAGTTTACGAATCGTGTCGTCAGTTTGACGGTCGACTGGTATACAAAAGAGACGAACCGCTGGCGTGACAGCATTCGAACAGAACTGGAACAGACAGATGGCAACGTCAAACAGGACTTGCTGACGGAACAAGCCGCATTACGCCAAAAATGTGAGCTGTTGAAAACCGAAGCCGACTCCCGGCAATTGCTCCAAATGTATCTTGAACAGGCGGACTCGCCGACGAACCAACAACTGGAAACGGCTCGACAACAGGTCTTGAAATGGCAACAGGAACTGAGCCAAGCCGAGCAAGCGTTAGTTCCGTTCCAGCCGCAGGAAGTAATCGAGGAAGTCGCCGTTGCTGAAGAAGCAACTCTTTCACAAGACGTCGAGGAGACACGGGCTTATACGTTGGAAGACATACAACAGATCCAAACGATTTTAGCATCCGTTTCCGGATTCGAAGACACGGTCGCCTACCTGCAAGACAAACTGAACCGTGTCTCCTCCAGTACGTTCACGATTGCTTTGTTTGGTGCGTTCAGTGCCGGCAAGTCGTCGTTTTGTAATGCGTTACTCGGACAACCGGTCTTGCCTGTCTCACCTAATCCGACGACCGCTTCGATCAACCGGATCAATCCGGTCAGTACGGTACATCCGCACGGTACTGCGACGATCCGCTTTAAGTCGGAACAGGAACTCGTCGACGAATTAAATGACCTGCTTCAGGCTTTTGACGTGACGATTACGTCCTTGCAGGAAGCAGCACATTGGATTGAATCTCAACCGGACCATACATTGCGGGATACCTCTTTTTTACGTGCCTTTTTAACAGGGTATCCGTCTGTTTCGCCGTTCGTCGGAACGATACAAACCGTTGATCAAACGACGTTTACGGACTATGTCGCACAAGAGCATCTCAGTTGCTTTGTTGATGTCATCGATTTGTACTTCGATAGTCCATTGACCCGCCTTGGGATCACTCTCGTTGATACACCGGGTGCCGATTCGATTAATGCCCGTCATACCGACGTTGCCTTTGACTACATCAAAGATGCGGACGCTATCTTATTCGTGACGTATTTCAATCACGCCTTCGCCCGTGCCGACCGTGAGTTTCTGATTCAGCTCGGTCGTGTCAAAGATGCGTTTGAACTGGACAAAATGTTTTTCATCGTCAATGCGATTGACCTGGCACAAAACGACACTGAAAAACAAGCAGTCCTGCAGTACGTCGGGACTGAATTACAACGGTTCGGTATTCGGTCGCCTCGTCTGTTCGGCGTCTCAAGCCTTCACGCATTAGCCGAGAAGCAGATGGACCGCACGCTGGATTCAGGTCTGCCAGTCTTTGAATCCGCCTTCCATCAGTTCCTGGAACGGGATCTCAAAGGACTGGCCGTTCAAGTATTGTCGGAAGAAACGGAGAAAACCGTCCATCGTTTACGCCAATTGATGGAACAGACCGAATTCAACATCGCCCGAAAAGAAACACGGCTAGAAGAACTGGACGACTTGAGTCAGACGATCGACACACACTTTTCAGACCGGCGGACCGATTTACTCCGTCATGCCTTATTCGCTGAAATTCATGAACTGTTACATCATGTCAACCAACGGATCTATTACCGTTTTCCGGATTTCTTTAAAGAAGCATATCATCCTGTCCGCTTCGCGAATGCCACAAAGCAGCAAGCCTTACACGAAGCATTGGTCGAGCTACTCGGCTTTTTGAAATATGATTTCGAACAAGAATTACGCGTGACTCATTTTCGGATTGACGGTTGGATTAAAACAGCTCTCGTCCAACGCTTCCAGGATGAAGAGCGGTATGCGACGAAGTTGAACCCTTCTTTCCAGCTTTCGCCGTTCGAAGCACCGGCGATGACATCCGTCCATTTTGAGGGTCCTTTCCAAGATGCGACACCGTACCAGTCTGTCAAACAGTATTTTCGTAATCCGAAAGCCTTTTTTGAACGGAATGAAAAAGAACAATTAAAAGATGCCTTGATGCAGTTGACGAAACCGGATGCGGCATCTTATCTTGAAACGGAAGAGCAGCGGTTACGCGAACTGGCGCAGCAACACATCGCCCACTTGCTCGACGAGATGTACACCGCGTTATCCGGAACGTTACAAAAACAAATCGAGATGGAACGAAACAGTTTGGCGACGACGGACCGACTCGAACAATTCAAACAAGCTTATTCGAGCATCAGCCATCTGAATCAAACCGTTTAA
- the guaC gene encoding GMP reductase: MDVVFDYEDIQLIPAKSIVGSRSECDTTVEFGGRRFKLPVVPANMQTIIDEKIATFLAENGYFYIMHRFEPETRLNFVRTMQERGLIASISVGVKTEEYAFIETLAHEELTPEYITIDIAHGHSEAVIRMIQHIKHVLPDSFVIAGNVGTPEAVRELEHAGADATKVGIGPGKVCITKIKTGFGTGGWQLAALRWCAKAASKPIIADGGIRTHGDIAKSVRFGATMVMIGSLFAGHEESPGEMQEVDGLQVKEYFGSASEFQKGEKKNVEGKKMFVEFKGSLSDTLIEMEQDLQSAISYAGGNKLQAIRTVDYVVVKNSIFNGDKVY; encoded by the coding sequence ATGGATGTAGTATTTGATTACGAAGATATTCAATTGATTCCAGCTAAATCAATCGTCGGAAGTCGTTCGGAATGTGATACGACGGTCGAATTCGGAGGACGACGCTTTAAATTGCCTGTCGTGCCAGCTAATATGCAGACGATCATCGATGAAAAAATCGCAACTTTTTTAGCTGAAAACGGCTATTTTTATATCATGCACCGGTTTGAGCCGGAAACGCGACTGAACTTTGTTCGCACGATGCAGGAACGGGGATTGATTGCTTCCATCAGTGTCGGTGTGAAAACGGAAGAATATGCGTTCATCGAGACATTGGCACACGAAGAATTGACGCCGGAATATATCACGATTGATATCGCGCATGGACATTCAGAAGCGGTCATCCGGATGATCCAACATATCAAACACGTGTTACCGGACAGCTTTGTCATCGCAGGTAACGTCGGGACACCGGAAGCTGTTCGCGAACTGGAACATGCCGGCGCAGATGCAACAAAAGTCGGGATCGGACCAGGGAAGGTTTGTATCACGAAAATCAAAACGGGATTCGGTACGGGCGGATGGCAGTTGGCAGCATTGAGATGGTGTGCCAAGGCTGCCAGTAAACCAATCATTGCAGATGGTGGCATCCGGACACACGGAGACATTGCTAAATCCGTCCGTTTCGGGGCGACGATGGTCATGATCGGTTCATTGTTTGCCGGACACGAAGAGTCTCCTGGTGAAATGCAAGAAGTCGACGGTTTACAGGTGAAGGAATACTTCGGATCCGCTTCGGAATTTCAAAAAGGTGAAAAGAAGAATGTCGAGGGTAAAAAGATGTTCGTTGAATTTAAAGGAAGTTTGTCCGACACCCTGATTGAGATGGAACAAGATTTGCAATCGGCGATTTCCTATGCCGGCGGCAATAAACTGCAGGCGATTCGAACGGTTGATTATGTCGTTGTCAAAAATTCGATTTTTAACGGCGATAAAGTGTATTAA
- a CDS encoding LysR family transcriptional regulator produces MDIRQLTFFTTIVDHAYNLTRASKHLRISQPALSQLVREFEEVEQVELFLRHHGRLTGLTDAGQQFYEDALSVLHGHQQMMEHLHERSRVIRGKVRLGIPPVILPVLFSQLIPKLMAEHPGIELEIIEEGAFELKRRLLLEELDLAILIEPGESYGIKRYRLIEDEVVVAVRPSHPLSEAKSVSYRDLSAEPLVILNDSFMLHHQILSQFRHVQVEPQIFFTSGAWDLLIGMVQELDVVSILPEPILRFHHAEDIRILPFDPPMLWDVSLNHLAGIEQRPLVRHVQDYVLHYFKSYWPHPSNRGESVKKNPDQPPLF; encoded by the coding sequence ATGGACATTCGGCAATTGACATTTTTTACGACAATTGTAGATCATGCGTACAATTTAACACGGGCTTCCAAGCATCTTCGTATTTCACAACCGGCGCTCAGTCAACTGGTGCGGGAATTTGAAGAGGTGGAACAGGTAGAGTTGTTTTTGCGTCACCATGGACGATTAACCGGTCTGACGGACGCCGGACAGCAATTTTATGAGGATGCCCTGAGTGTTTTGCACGGACATCAACAAATGATGGAACATCTTCACGAACGGTCGCGTGTCATCCGAGGGAAAGTCCGGTTGGGGATTCCACCGGTCATTTTGCCTGTCCTTTTTTCGCAACTGATTCCGAAATTGATGGCGGAACATCCCGGGATTGAGTTGGAAATCATCGAAGAAGGCGCATTTGAATTGAAGCGCCGCCTGTTGCTCGAAGAACTGGACCTGGCGATTTTAATTGAACCGGGGGAATCCTATGGCATAAAACGGTATCGATTGATCGAGGATGAGGTCGTCGTCGCGGTGAGACCGAGCCATCCGTTAAGCGAGGCCAAAAGTGTCTCTTACCGTGATCTTTCAGCGGAACCGTTGGTCATCCTCAATGATAGTTTTATGCTGCATCATCAGATTTTATCCCAGTTCCGGCACGTACAAGTCGAACCGCAGATCTTTTTTACTTCCGGTGCGTGGGATTTGTTGATCGGCATGGTGCAGGAACTCGACGTCGTGTCGATTTTGCCGGAGCCGATTCTCCGATTTCATCATGCGGAAGACATCCGGATTTTACCGTTTGACCCCCCGATGCTATGGGACGTGTCGTTAAATCATTTAGCAGGAATCGAGCAGCGTCCGCTCGTGCGGCACGTCCAGGACTATGTCTTACATTATTTTAAATCCTATTGGCCGCATCCGTCCAATCGTGGAGAAAGCGTTAAAAAGAACCCGGATCAGCCACCTCTTTTCTAA
- a CDS encoding cold-shock protein has protein sequence MEQGKVKWFNAEKGFGFIERESGDDVFVHFSAIQTDGFKSLDEGQEVSFEVEEGQRGPQATNVTKL, from the coding sequence ATGGAACAAGGTAAAGTAAAATGGTTTAACGCAGAAAAAGGTTTTGGCTTCATCGAACGTGAAAGCGGCGACGACGTTTTCGTTCACTTCTCAGCTATTCAAACAGACGGTTTCAAATCACTTGACGAAGGTCAAGAAGTTTCGTTTGAAGTTGAAGAAGGCCAACGCGGACCACAAGCAACTAACGTTACTAAACTTTAA
- a CDS encoding FAD-binding oxidoreductase, whose protein sequence is MYSHIVVGAGILGTSTAYHLAKQGATVLLIDRKEAGRATHVAAGIICPWMTQRRNKAWYRLANNGAHYYDTLIPELEALGETKTGYQKVGTIALHETSKIEKMQTIAENRFPEAPAIQQIERLTADQVRTMFPLIESIEDALFVSGGARVDGRALRAALESGAIKHQATVLEADASLVVVDGHVKGVQIGPDIHYADQIILTAGVWINELLEPLQTRLDIRAEKGQILHLDISNEQSKDWPVIMGQRGLYLVSIEDGKLALGSTHEKQLDYNLQPTVKGMYALLTRAIPVAPVLEEANINEMRVGLRPYTSNSLPVIGRLATHPNVLVANGLGASGLTIGPYLGQELSKLASGKDLDIDLNDYLLQ, encoded by the coding sequence ATGTACAGCCATATCGTTGTCGGTGCCGGCATCCTCGGAACATCGACCGCTTATCATTTAGCGAAACAAGGTGCAACGGTCCTGCTGATTGACCGGAAAGAAGCCGGACGTGCCACTCATGTCGCAGCTGGTATCATCTGTCCCTGGATGACACAACGACGCAACAAAGCCTGGTATCGACTAGCCAATAACGGTGCTCATTATTACGATACGCTAATTCCAGAACTGGAAGCACTCGGTGAAACGAAGACGGGCTATCAAAAAGTCGGAACCATCGCCTTACATGAGACGTCAAAAATTGAAAAGATGCAGACGATTGCAGAAAATCGTTTCCCGGAAGCACCGGCGATCCAACAAATTGAACGGTTGACGGCTGATCAAGTCCGAACAATGTTTCCCTTGATTGAGTCGATTGAGGACGCCTTATTCGTCTCTGGAGGAGCCCGTGTCGACGGACGTGCCTTACGGGCAGCCTTAGAAAGCGGAGCAATCAAACACCAGGCTACCGTTCTTGAAGCCGATGCTTCGCTAGTCGTCGTCGACGGTCACGTCAAAGGGGTTCAAATCGGGCCCGACATCCATTATGCCGATCAAATCATCTTGACGGCCGGTGTCTGGATTAATGAATTACTCGAACCGTTGCAAACGCGTCTTGATATTCGTGCCGAAAAAGGACAGATTCTTCATTTGGATATTTCGAACGAACAATCAAAAGATTGGCCTGTCATCATGGGACAACGCGGTTTGTATCTCGTGTCGATCGAAGATGGAAAACTCGCACTCGGTTCGACGCATGAAAAACAGCTCGATTACAATCTTCAGCCGACTGTTAAAGGAATGTACGCCTTATTGACACGTGCCATTCCGGTCGCACCGGTACTGGAAGAAGCAAACATCAACGAAATGCGGGTCGGTCTTCGCCCGTATACGAGTAATTCCTTACCTGTCATCGGTCGACTGGCGACTCATCCGAATGTCCTTGTCGCCAATGGTCTCGGGGCTTCCGGTTTAACGATTGGTCCGTATCTCGGTCAGGAGTTATCCAAATTGGCATCAGGAAAAGATTTGGACATTGATTTGAACGATTATCTTTTGCAATAA
- the egtB gene encoding ergothioneine biosynthesis protein EgtB: protein MSQEITTYLADKFNTVRNQTLTLIEPLEQEDFVIQASTDVSPPKWHIAHTTWFFERMILQEYDDTYHVFDPVYNYLFNSYYNSIGPYQPRHQRGVLSRPTVKDVIAYREHVDQAVLTLLRQERETALQQVIEQLVEMGLQHEQQHQELILMDVKYNFFTNPLLPAYQTRQVERRGTAQSPPLTFTRFEGGLVEIGHEGAGFAFDNESPVYKAWLEPFELATRPVTNREFMAFIEAGGYEQAEHWLSDGFQVVTQQQWKAPLYWMKDQQGDWSIFTLNGVEPLQLDEPVCHVSFYEADAYSRWCGKRLPTEAEWEYVGRQVDQQGNFMEQGSYHPVPVQDANQSVNGMFGDVWEWTASAYAPYPKSRPLEGALGEYNAKFMCNQMVLRGGACVTPGNHIRATYRNFFPPAKRWQFSGFRLAGDL, encoded by the coding sequence TTGAGTCAAGAGATTACGACTTACTTAGCAGACAAGTTCAATACGGTCCGGAATCAGACATTAACCTTGATTGAACCGTTGGAACAAGAGGATTTTGTAATTCAGGCAAGTACGGATGTCAGCCCGCCGAAATGGCATATTGCCCATACGACATGGTTTTTTGAACGGATGATCCTTCAAGAGTATGACGATACGTATCATGTTTTTGATCCGGTATACAACTATTTATTTAATTCCTACTACAATTCGATCGGTCCGTATCAACCGCGCCATCAGCGAGGGGTGTTGTCACGTCCGACCGTCAAGGACGTCATTGCTTATCGTGAACATGTCGATCAGGCAGTCTTGACATTGTTGCGACAAGAACGAGAGACGGCCCTTCAACAGGTCATCGAGCAATTGGTCGAAATGGGACTGCAGCATGAACAGCAACATCAGGAGTTAATCTTGATGGATGTAAAATACAACTTCTTTACTAATCCGTTATTGCCGGCGTATCAGACCCGACAAGTCGAGCGGCGTGGAACAGCTCAGTCGCCGCCGCTTACGTTTACGCGATTTGAAGGGGGGCTCGTTGAAATCGGTCATGAGGGTGCGGGATTTGCCTTTGACAATGAAAGTCCGGTTTATAAAGCGTGGTTAGAACCATTTGAACTCGCAACACGCCCCGTCACCAACCGTGAGTTCATGGCATTCATTGAGGCGGGCGGGTATGAGCAAGCTGAACATTGGCTGTCGGACGGCTTCCAAGTCGTGACGCAACAACAGTGGAAAGCACCTCTCTACTGGATGAAAGATCAACAGGGTGACTGGTCCATCTTCACATTGAACGGTGTTGAACCTTTGCAGTTGGATGAACCGGTTTGTCATGTGAGTTTTTATGAAGCCGATGCCTACAGCCGGTGGTGCGGGAAACGTCTACCAACTGAAGCCGAATGGGAATACGTCGGGCGGCAAGTTGATCAACAGGGGAACTTCATGGAACAAGGTTCCTATCATCCCGTTCCGGTTCAAGACGCGAATCAGTCGGTGAACGGCATGTTCGGTGATGTCTGGGAATGGACGGCAAGTGCATATGCTCCGTATCCGAAAAGTCGACCGCTTGAAGGAGCACTCGGGGAGTACAATGCCAAGTTCATGTGTAACCAGATGGTTCTTCGCGGCGGTGCCTGTGTGACTCCGGGTAATCATATCCGTGCGACGTACCGGAATTTCTTCCCACCTGCTAAACGTTGGCAGTTCAGTGGCTTCCGATTGGCGGGTGACCTCTAA